Below is a window of Agrobacterium vitis DNA.
CCAATATGACCTTCTGGCCGCTGTTTCAGGCTGGAAATGGCCGTTGGCACAATGATCGGGATCTGGTGCTGATCGGTGATGCCGCCCATGCCATGCTGCCCTTCTCGGCCCAGGGGGCCGCCATGGCCATCGAAGACGCTTTCGAACTTGCCGATCTCGTCTCCAGGCGGTCCATCCCCCAGGCGCTCGCGGCTTATGAGGCCAGTCGGCAAAAACGGGTCAGCGCTGTGCGCAAACGAGGGGCAATCAACAAATTTGCCTATCACGCCAAGGGGCCGCTGCAAATTGGGCGAGACGTCCTTTTGTCCTTGCGTTCTTCCGATAGCTTTGCCCGCGATCTCGACTGGCTCTACGGCTACCGGCCTGCCTTGACAGACCGGTAAGCAGTAAATTGTCCGATGCCTTCAACCAGAAATTGCTTTCGGATCAGACAGTTAAACAGTAGCTGCCGCAGCAAAACCACGCTCCAGATCCGCCTGGAGATCGGCAACATCTTCAAGTCCGATCTGAAGACGAATCAAAGGCCCATCGGTTGGCGGTTTGGCAACAACGCGGTCGCCGACATTGGCCAGTACCGCCAGGCTTTCGTAACCGCCCCAGGACCATCCAAGGCCGAAAATCTGCAAGGCATCGAGAAAGGCATGCGCCTTGCGCTTGAACCGCGCCGGATCGCTTTCCGCCAACACAAAGGAAAAGATCCCCGAAGCACCTTTGAAATCGCGTTTCCAGATGTCATGGCCGGGAAAACTGGGCAGGGCCGGATGCAGGACGCGCGCAACATCGCCCCTCGTCTCCAGCCATTCTGCAACGATACGAGCACTGCGATCGTGATGAGCAAGCCTGACCGCCATGGTTCTGAGGCCACGCAAAACCATATAACTGTCCTCTGCCGAACCGCAGAGGCCCATGGCGCCATTGGCAGCCATAAGGCGCGGCCAGCAGGCCGCATTGGCCGAAACCGTCCCCATCAGGATGTCGGAATGGCCAGCCGGATATTTGGTTGATGCCTGCATGGAGATATCGACACCGAAATCCAGGGGCCGGAAATAGAGCGGTGTTGCCCAGGTATTGTCCATGCTGACCACGGCGCCATGACTATGAGCGATGTCAGTCAGAAGGCGAATATCCTGCATTTCAAATGTATTGCTGCCAGGAGCCTCGGCGTGAACTAGCTTTGTATTGGCGCGCATCAGCGATGCTATACCTGCACCAATGGCAGGATCGTAATATTCGACCTCGACACCCATCCGCTTCAACATCGTATCGCAGAAATGCCGAGCCGGGTCATAGACCGAATCAACGACCAGCGCATGATCGCCAGGCGACAGGAAAGCCAGGAAAGGAACGGTAATTGCAGCAAGGCCGGAGGGCAGTATAATCGTGCCAGCCGAGCCTTCCAGAACGTCAATCGCATCGCAAAGCGCGTCCGTTGTCGGGGTGCCGCGGGTACCATAGGTATATTTCTGCGTCCGCGTTTCCATGCTTTCGGCAGTCGGAAACAGCACCGTCGATGCCTTGACGATCGGCGGATTGACAAAACCATGGTAGCTTGAGGGATCATGGCCGATATGGCACAATTTTGTATTGGTGCCAGCGCTCGTCAACCAGTCTTTTTTGTCGGACATCCGCTATAACTGCCTTTTTCACGTGCTGGCCGCCTGCCCGATCGAGCAACTTGCCAAGAGTTATGACTATCGAAGATAGCGGCGCAATCCACCTCGTTATCGGTTTATCGCCGCCGCTTCACCACTTCTTTTTTTGAACAGGCCAGCCAAGCATGGTCAAGCCTTGCCGCGTCACCGGGACAATGAAATTCAACGGCGCCATTTAGACTAATTTTTCATCATCAACTGCGGCTTTCCTGTGTTGTCGGCCTAATTTATGAGCAAAAAAATCGAATTGCCACTTTTCGACGCAATTTCCACCCATCAACACTTGACCATGAACCCATTTATGAATGTGATGGGCTTGCTAGGGTCACAACCCGGGCACCGGTGCATGGAGAGGGGCAAGAGCCGTGTCAGGCACCGGAGGGAAGACAAACAGAAAAAAGGTTGGGAAACATGAAAAAGACGCTCCTGTCAGTTGCGCTTGGCGCTGCGGCATTTGGTTTTGGCGCATCGGCAGCCTCGGCCGACACGCTGAGCGATGTTAAGGCAAAAGGCTTTGTTCAATGCGGCGTCAGCCAGGGCATTCCGGGATTTTCCGCTCCGAATGACAAGGGCGACTGGTCGGGTCTGGATGTCGATTATTGCCGCGGCATTGCTGCCGCCGTCTTCGGCGACGCATCCAAGGCCAAGTTTACGCCGCTGTCCAGTAAAGACCGCTTCCCCGCATTGCAGTCGGGTGAAGTCGATGTGCTGACGCGTAACACCACCTGGACGATCAGCCGCGACACCTCGCTCGGCTTCAACTTCCGCACCGTCAACTATTATGACGGCCAGGGCTTCATGGCGAAAAAGAGCCTCAACGTGAAGTCGGCTCTGGAACTGTCCGGCGCGGCCGTCTGCGTTCAGACCGGTACCACGACCGAATTGAACCTTGCCGACTATTTCAAGGCCAACGGCCTGAAATACAACCCGGTCGTGTTTGAAAAGGAAGACGACGCGACTTCGGCCTACGACGCCGGTCGTTGTGACGTCTACACCACCGACCAGTCCGGCCTCTATGCGATCCGTCTGAAGTTGAAGAACCCCGATGACAACATGGTTCTGCCGGAAGTCATTTCCAAGGAGCCGCTCGGACCGGCTGTGCGTCAGGGCGACGACAAGTGGTTCGACGTGGTCAGCTGGGTTCACTATGCCATGGTGAACGCTGAGGAAGCCGGCGTGACCTCCAAGAACATCGACGAAATGAAGGCCAATGGCGGTCCGGACGTCAAGCGCATGCTCGGCGCTGAATCCGGCAGCAAGCTGGGCACTGATCTCGGCCTCAAGGAAGACTGGGCTTACAATGTCATCAAGCTCGTTGGCAATTACGGCGAGGTCTTCGACCGGAATGTCGGTAATGGCAGCCCGCTGAAGATTGCCCGTGGCGTCAACGCTCTGTGGTCGAAGGGTGGCCTGCAATACGGCCCGCCGATCCGCTGATCCGCAACCGGGTCCGATAACCAACCCAAACCAAGCCTTTCTGGGGAGGCGGTGTCCGCACCGCCTCCCCATTGCAAAAGGGCAAGGACATGCGCACCCAAAACCAAGGGTGAAAAAGGGGGAAAAAGCCTCAATGGCAATACAGGATTCGAGCTCCTCTAAAACCGGATCGGTCAGCGCGGCATCGCTCATCTACGACCCGAAGGTCCGGGGCATATTTTATCAGGTGGTTACCTTAGTAATTTTGGTCGCCTTCATCTGGATGGTCGCCAATAATACCATTCACAATCTGCAAAAAGCCAATATCACCTCCGGCTTCGGCTTTCTGCAAGGCCGCTCCGGCTTCGACATCGGTCAGCAGCTGATCAGCTACAGCAGTGATTCCACCTATGGTCGAGCGCTGGTCGTCGGCCTGCTCAATACGCTGCAAGTCGCCGTGGCTGGGATCATCACCGCCTCGATCATCGGCTTTGCCGTCGGCCTTGGCCGGCTGTCGCACAATTGGCTTATCGCCAAGCTCTGCCAGGTCTATGTCGAGATTTTCCGCAATATTCCGCCGCTGCTGGTCATCTTCTTCTGGTACCGCGGCGTCATCGCCATTCTGCCGCAGGCGCGCGATTCCATTGCGCTGCCTTTCGATATCTATCTGAACAATCGAGGCGTCACCTTTCCAAAGGCGATTTTCGGCGACGAGGCCTGGCTGCTATTGCCTGCCATCGCAATCGGTATCGTTCTTTCCATTCTCGTTAGGAAATGGGCCCGCAAGCGCCAGATGGCGACAGGCCAACAATTTCCAATCCTATGGTCGTCGCTGGCTTTGATCGTCGGCTTTCCATTCCTGGTGTTTATGGTGATCGGCATGCCGTTGACCTTCGATCTTCCAATTGTCGGTCGATTCAACATGCAGGGCGGTTCGGTCGTCGGACCCGAGTTCACCTCGCTGTTTCTGGCGCTGTCCTTCTACACCGCCGCTTTCATAGCGGAAATCGTTCGCGGTGGCATCAAGGCTGTCTCCAAGGGGCAGACAGAAGCGGCCAGCGCCCTCGGCCTCAAGCATAACCATACCTCACGGCTCATTGTCGTGCCGCAGGCGATGCGGATAATCATTCCGCCGCTGACCAGCCAGTATCTGAACCTTGCGAAAAACTCCTCCCTGGCTGTCGCCATCGGCTTTGCCGATATCGTCGCCGTCGGAGGTACGATTCTCAATCAGACCGGACAGGCCGTCGAGATTGTTGCCATCTGGTTGGCCGTCTACCTGACGATCAGCATCAGCACTGCGGTCTTCATGAACTGGTTTAATGCCAAGATGGCGCTGGTCGAGAGGTAATATCATGGCATTACACACCCCTGTATTTGTACGCACGGAGATGGTATCCGCCTCTCCGGCTCCCGCTGGCCAGATCGGCACGACAGCCTGGGTCCGCAAGAATCTGATTGCGACCCCGAAAGACGTCGTGCTGACACTGTTGGCATTGGCCTTTCTGGCCTATGTCCTGCCCGGCTTGATCAACTGGCTGTTCGTTCACGCCGTCTGGTCAGGAGCAGGCCGCATTGCCTGCCTTACGGTCTCTCAGGGCGGGGCATTACCGGATGGCAGCGCCGGTGCCTGCTGGGCCTTTGTCGGCGCCAAGTTTCAGCAATTCATCTTCGGACGCTATCCGAGCGAAGAGATCTGGCGTCCATTGACCGTCATGATCCTGTTCGCCGTCCTGCTGGCTCCCATGCTGATTCCGAAGGCGCCGTTCAAGGGTACCAATGCCCTGCTGCTGTTTCTGGTGCTGCCAGTAGTTTCCTTCTTTTTGCTCACTGGCGGCTTTGGCCTCGAGCATGTGGAAACGGCCCGTTGGGGCGGCCTGATGGTGACCCTGATTCTGTCCTTCTTTGGGATTGCGGTGTCGCTGCCGGTTGGCATCATGCTGGCGCTTGGCCGCCGGTCGACCATGCCGGTCATCAAGATGCTCTGCGTGATCTTCATCGAAGTGGTGCGCGGCGTCCCCTTGATCACCGTATTGTTCATGGCCAGCGTCATGCTGCCGTTATTCCTTCCCGATGGCTGGAGTTTCGACAAGTTGCTGCGCGCTTTGGTCGGTGTCTCGATCTTCTCATCGGCTTATATGGCTGAAGTCATTCGCGGCGGCCTGCAGGCCATCCCGAAGGGGCAGTTCGAAGGTGCCGACTCGCTTGGCCTGAGCTACTGGCAGAAGATCCGGTTGATCGTCCTGCCGCAGGCGATCAAGCTGGTCATTCCGGGCATCGTCAATACCTTTATCGGGCTGTTCAAGGATACGTCACTGGTCTCGATCATTGGCATGTTCGACCTCCTGGGCATCGTCATCCTCAACCTGTCGGACTCCAACTGGGCAACGCCTGAGACAGCCGTAACCGGTCTGGTCTTTGCAGGCTTCATCTACTGGCTGTTCTGCTTCAGCATGTCGCGCTACTCGTATTTCATGGAACGGCACCTCGACACGGGCCACAAGCACTAGCATCTGTCGGTTTCGACCTGATCCGACATTTGCTTCATTCTTTCGTTCGTTTGTCGGGACAAGATCGACGTCCTGCTTTCCCGACAAACTCCACTTCTAGGAAACTCAATTATGGCTGAAGCTCAAACCTCCATCGAGAAAGCCCCGACCAAGACCGCAATCGAACTGATTGCCATGAACAAATGGTATGGCGAATTTCACGTCCTTCGTGACATCAACCTCAAGGTCGCGACCGGCGAGCGGATTGTCATCGCTGGTCCGTCGGGCTCCGGCAAATCAACGATGATCCGCTGTATCAACCGGTTGGAGGAACACCAGACCGGACAGATTATCGTCGATAACATCGAGTTGACCAACGACCTCAAGAAGATCGATGAAGTCCGCCGCGAAGTCGGCATGGTGTTCCAGCACTTCAATCTGTTCCCGCATCTGACGATCCTCGAAAATTGCACGCTGGCGCCGATCTGGGTTCGCAAGATGCCAAAGAAGGAAGCCGAAGAAGTCGCGATGCACTATCTGAAGCGCGTCAAGATCCCGGAACAGGCCAATAAATATCCAGGCCAGCTTTCCGGTGGCCAGCAGCAGCGCGTCGCCATCGCCCGCGCCCTTTGCATGAAGCCGAAGATCATGCTGTTCGACGAGCCGACCTCGGCGCTTGACCCGGAAATGGTCAAGGAAGTGCTGGACACCATGGTGGGTCTGGCCGAAGAAGGCATGACCATGCTCTGCGTTACCCATGAAATGGGCTTCGCCCGCCAGGTTGCCGACCGGGTGATCTTCATGGACCAGGGCCAGATCGTCGAACAGAACGCGCCCGCCGAGTTCTTCGACAATCCACAGCACGAGCGCACCAAGCTGTTCCTTAGCCAGATCCTGCACTAGGATCTGACTAATATCCTGGAGCACAGCGCCGTGCGCCATATATGGTGCACGGCGCTGTCGTGTTTGTCAGGGACAAGTGGAAACCGATTTTTCCGAAAAGACATGCGAAAGAGAACGCCATAGAATGTCAGATGAATCCAGATAGACCCGTCACGCTATGGAATCGGGGGCCGTACAGGCGGTCCTTGCACGGCTTTTGCCAGTGAAAACAGCAGGGCTTCCTGAAACGGAACTGCCATCAGATCCAACCCAACCGGCAACCCGTCAGCTTGCCCGACCGGCACATTGATGGCGGGCCACCCAAGCGCCGAAGCCAATACGCCATTGCGTTCAGGTCTCGACTGTTCACCGATCAAAAGAGCGGTACGATGTTGCGCAGGGTAGGCCAGCGCATCGAGCCGATGCCCCTGCATCAGCTCCTCGGTAAGCATTCGTATCGTCTTCGCAGCAGCGATCTTACGGGCATAATCTAGCTTCGCGTCATCCCTATCCGCATCCAGGGCCGTTTTAAGCAGCATATGCATGGTCGAATGAGGCCAGCGTCCGTCTTCGACATAGGCTCTGAAGCTACGGATCGGGGCACCGGTGTTCAAGCCGCTCAGCCAGCCGTCGAATGCGCTTTCAAATTCGTGAGCATGCAGCGCCAGATCATTATATAGCGATAGAGAATTAAACCGTGGTTCCTCAATTTCGACAACAACGACATCCCTGCTGCGAAGTCGCTCAAAAGCAGCATCCAAGCAACGGTTGATGCCGACATGCTCCTCGCCCTTACCAAACAACCCCTTCAGCACGCCGATGCGCATGCCCTCGACTTTCGGCCACCGTGAAACCTTAAGACCATCCCTATCCAAGTCGCGGGCCGCCAAACTCACGGCGTCATCCGGATCAAAGCCAATCATCATCCGAAATGCCAGCGCCAGATCTTCGAGCGTCCCCGCGAGCGGCCCCAGCACGTCCATGGTCGGCGAGACGGGAATCGTTCCGCTTCGGGCGATCAGCCCCCGGCTTGGCCTCAATCCGAAAACGCCGCAAACATGAGCGGGATTGCGGATCGAGTTTACTGTTTCCGTGCCGAGGGCAACGTTGCAAGCCCCAATCGCTACCGCAATAGCCGAGCCGCCGGAAGACCCGGCTGGCGTACGGGACGGATCGTAGGGATTGAGTGACTGGCCGCCAAGCGAGCTTAATGTGCTTCCCGCCCCGGCCAGTTCATCCAGATTGGTCTTGCCGATCACCACCGCGCCATGCTGTTTCAACCGGCGCAGTGCAAAGGCATCACGACGCGGCACATAGTCTTTAAGGGCGACGGCCCCGCCGGTCGTGTTCAGCCCCGCGGTTTCGATATTGTCCTTGACGGCAACAACCACGCTCCGCAGCGGAAGGTACTCACCCTCTTCATGCCGGCGGTCCACAGATTTCGCCTCATCCAACATCATTGGATTGAGGCAAAGGAACGCCTCAAGATGCTCGAAAATCCCGAGGTTTTCCAGGCACCGTTCCGCATGAGCGACAGACGAGCCGAGCGTTGGCTCTTGATCCTCAACAACCATCAACCTCATGCTCCGCGCTACCGCATCGGACCAAAAAGATGAAGGCCGACGGTCTTACGGCTTGAGATTAGGCCGCCTCAATGGCCTTGGCAACGGCTTCGATGGCATCGTCGGCCTTGGCACCATCAGGACCGCCTGCCTGGGCCATATCGGGCCGTCCACCACCGCCCTTGCCACCAAGGGCGGATGAGGCAATCCGGACCAGATCGACAGCGGAAACCTTGCTAGTCAGATCAGCCGTCACACTCGCAACAGCACTGGCTTTGCCATCCTCGGCCACTGCGATCAGAAGGACCACGCCAGACCCGAGTACAGATTTGGCGTCGTCGGCCATGCCCTTGAGATCCTTCGGATCGATCCCAGCGAGTTGCTTGCCGATGAATTTGATCCCGCCCAAGTCGCGCGGCACGTCGGCAGCGCCGGTTGAGCCGCCACCCATGGCAAGCTTCCGCTTGGCATCAGCCAATTCACGTTCCAGCTTGCGGCGCTCGTCCACCAAAGCTTCTATGCGAGAAACGACATCGACGGGCTGGACCTTCAAGGCGGATGCCAGCGCTTTGACACGTTCGTCCTGTTCGGCCAGATAGGCACGGGCGGATTCGCCTGTCAGGGCCTCGATCCGGCGGACACCTGCACCAACAGCGCTTTCGGCCACCAGCCGTACCAAGCCGATATCGCCTGTCGCCGAGACGTGCGTTCCGCCGCAAAGCTCAATGGAATAGGGCTTGCCAGCCTTGGGACCGCGCACCGCCGTACCCATCGACACGACACGCACTTCATCCCCGTATTTCTCGCCGAACAGCGCCATGGCACCCTCGGCAATCGCATCATCCACCGCCATCAAGCGGGTGGTGACGGCAGCATTTTGGACAATGATTTCATTGGCCATGTCTTCAACGATCTTCAACTCCTCCGCCGTGACAGGCTTGGGATGGGAAATGTCAAAACGAAGACGTTCCGGCGCAACCAGCGAACCCTTCTGTGCCACATGGCTGCCTAGCACATCGCGCAAGGCCTCATGCAGCAGATGCGTCGCGGAATGGTTGGCCCGTAGTCTGGAGCGCCGAGCATGATCAACATTGAGCGCGACGACCGTACAGGCGCGAACAGTCCCTTCACGAACCGTGGCAACGTGGACAAACAGCCCCTCGCCCTTCTTTAGGGTATCGCGCACCTCAAGAACGAATCCATCTCCAACGATTTCACCGGTATCGCCAACCTGACCACCGGATTCGCCATAAAATGGGGTCTGGTTGACCACAACCTGGACATTCTCGCCCGCAGCAGCTTGCTCGATCACCGCACCATCACGCACCAGCGCCTGGATTTCTCCCTCGGCGCTTTCGGCGGAATAACCGAGAAACTCAGTTGCGCCGTGCTTGTCCTTCAATTCGAACCAGACAGTTTCCGTCGCCTTGTCGCCTGAGCCGGACCAGCTAGCACGGGCTTCCGCCTTCTGGCGCTGCATAGCATCGTTAAAGCCGGTGATATCGACGCCAATGCCACGGGCCCGCAGCGCATCCTGCGTCAAATCCAGCGGAAAACCGTAGGTGTCGTAAAGCTTGAAAGCGGTCTCGCCGTCAATGCTATCGCCCTTGTTCAGAGTGGCGGTCGCGTCGGATAGCAGCGAAAGGCCACGCTCCAACGTCTTGCGGAAACGATTTTCTTCGAGCTTCAAGGTTTCGGAAATCAGTGCCTCGGCGCGGACCAGTTCCGGATAGGCGCGCCCCATCTGCTGCACAAGCACAGGCAAAAGCTTGTAAATCATCGGATCGCGGGAGCCGAGCAGTTCCGCATGGCGCATGGCGCGGCGCATGATCCGGCGCAGAACATAGCCGCGACCTTCGTTCGATGGCAACACACCATCAGCGATCAGGAATGCGGACGACCGCAGATGATCGGCAATCACCCGGTGGCTGGCCCGGCGCTCTCCCTCAGCCGGAACACCGGTGAGATCGACGGAAGCATCGATCAGGGCGCGGAACAGGTCGATATCGTAATTGTCATGTTTGCCCTGCAACAGGGCCGCAACCCGCTCCAGGCCCATGCCCGTATCGATGGACGGACGCGGCAGGTCGACCCGCTGCTCCTTGGTCACCTGTTCATATTGCATGAAAACCAGGTTCCAGATCTCGATGAACCGGTCGCCATCCTCATCGGCAGAGCCCGGAGGGCCGCCCCAGATATGGTCGCCGTGGTCATAAAAGATTTCGGAGCACGGACCGCAGGGACCGGTATCACCCATTGCCCAGAAATTGTCGCTGGTGCCAATCCGGATGATCTTCTCTTCCGGCAGACCGGCTATTTTCTTCCACAAGCCAAAGGCTTCGTCATCGGTATGATAAACGGTGACGCAAAGCTTGTTGCGATCAATGCCGAATTCCCGGGTAATCAGGTTCCAGGCCAATTCGATGGCATTTTCCTTGAAATAATCGCCGAAGGAAAAATTGCCCAGCATTTCGAAAAACGTGTGGTGACGGGCCGTGTAACCGACATTGTCAAGATCGTTATGCTTGCCCCCGGCCCGAACGCATTTCTGCGCCGTGGTCGCACGGGAATAAGGCCGGTGTTCCAGTCCGGTGAAGACATTCTTGAATTGCACCATGCCGGCATTGGTGAACATCAAGGTCGGGTCATTGCGCGGCACGAGCGGGCTCGACGCAACAACTTCATGACCATTGGTCTTGAAGTAATCGAGGAAGGTCGACCGAATGTCATTTACGCCGCTCATGGGATGCCCTTGGAATAAGTGTCCGTTGCCGGACAGACGTCAGAAAACAACGGCTTTTATCGTCCGCCATGACGCCTGTCCAGCCTATCGAAAGAAAAGGGCCGGAGATGTAAATCCCCAGCCCGCAACAATGAACAGGTCCAACCACCAGATAAGTGGTCCCGATCAATCAAGCGTCATCAAGACCGACGCTGTCATTGGCGTCCGGACCGCCATTTTCAAGAAAGCGCTCGGCGATCAGACCAGCGTTCTGGCGAAGCGCCGTTTCGATTTCATCGGCAACCGCAGGATTATCACGCAGGAAGATCTTGGCGTTTTCCCGGCCCTGCCCCAGTCGCTGGCTATTATAGGAAAACCAGGCCCCGGCTTTCTCAACTATCCCGGCCTTGACGCCCAGATCGACCAATTCACCGGTCTTCGACACGCCTTCGCCATACATGATGTCGAATTCCACCTGCTTGAAGGGCGGCGCCATCTTGTTCTTGACCACCTTGACGCGGGTCTGGTTACCAACGATCTCTTCGCGATCTTTGACGGCACCGATACGGCGAATATCAAGACGAACCGAAGCGTAGAATTTCAAGGCGTTACCGCCAGTCGTCGTTTCCGGCGAACCGAACATCACGCCGATCTTCATACGGATCTGGTTGATGAAAACCACCATGCAGTTCGAACGCGAGATCGAACCCGTCAGCTTGCGCAGCGCCTGGCTCATCAACCGCGCCTGCATGCCCGGCAGGCTATCGCCCATTTCGCCTTCTATTTCAGCTTTCGGCGTCAAGGCCGCAACCGAGTCGATCACCAGCACATCGATGGCGCCCGAACGCACCAGCGTATCGGTGATTTCCAGTGCCTGTTCGCCGGTATCTGGCTGCGAAATCAGCAAATTCTGGAGATCAACGCCCAGCTTGCGGGCATAGACCGGATCCAGCGCATGCTCGGCATCGACGAAAGCGCAAACGCCGCCCTTTTTCTGGGCCTCGGCAATGGTTTGCAACGCAAGCGTCGTTTTACCGGAGCTTTCCGGTCCATAAATTTCAATGATACGGCCTTTGGGAAGACCACCAATGCCGAGCGCGATATCGAGGCTGAGAGAACCCGTCGATACGGTTTCAACCTCCACGATTTTTTCGTTCGCACCGAGCTTCATGATTGAGCCCTTGCCGAATGATCGCTCGATCTGCGACAGGGCCGCTTCCAATGCCTTGCTTTTATCCACCGTTTTGTCCTCTACGAGCCGCAAAGAATTTTGTGACATTTGAACCACCTTTAGGTTATTGAAGCCGCGTAGGCAACGAAACAGCAGACAGCGACTATGTACATGGTTTGTTCTGTTTTTGCAAGTCCTACTCAAGTCGTTGTGTTTATTTTTTAATCTGACGGGTGTTCTCTTAATGTTTCCATGGCATTGGCCAGCGAGAGAAGTTGGTTTCCAGCCTATGACACCCCAGGGAATGACGCCTTCGCGATTCGAATTTCCACTGTTTCAAGGAGGCTGGCAGATATGAGTCTCGACATTCTCGTTCTGGGCGGCGCGCATATTGATCGGCGCGGACGCATTGATGCGGAAACCGTTCCTGGCGCCAGCAATCCGGGGCGATGGCTGGAAGAACCGGGTGGCGGCGGCTTTAACGCTGCACGCGCCCTGGCGCGGCTTGGATTGAATGTTGCCATG
It encodes the following:
- a CDS encoding cystathionine beta-lyase, which encodes MSDKKDWLTSAGTNTKLCHIGHDPSSYHGFVNPPIVKASTVLFPTAESMETRTQKYTYGTRGTPTTDALCDAIDVLEGSAGTIILPSGLAAITVPFLAFLSPGDHALVVDSVYDPARHFCDTMLKRMGVEVEYYDPAIGAGIASLMRANTKLVHAEAPGSNTFEMQDIRLLTDIAHSHGAVVSMDNTWATPLYFRPLDFGVDISMQASTKYPAGHSDILMGTVSANAACWPRLMAANGAMGLCGSAEDSYMVLRGLRTMAVRLAHHDRSARIVAEWLETRGDVARVLHPALPSFPGHDIWKRDFKGASGIFSFVLAESDPARFKRKAHAFLDALQIFGLGWSWGGYESLAVLANVGDRVVAKPPTDGPLIRLQIGLEDVADLQADLERGFAAAATV
- a CDS encoding amino acid ABC transporter substrate-binding protein, with the translated sequence MKKTLLSVALGAAAFGFGASAASADTLSDVKAKGFVQCGVSQGIPGFSAPNDKGDWSGLDVDYCRGIAAAVFGDASKAKFTPLSSKDRFPALQSGEVDVLTRNTTWTISRDTSLGFNFRTVNYYDGQGFMAKKSLNVKSALELSGAAVCVQTGTTTELNLADYFKANGLKYNPVVFEKEDDATSAYDAGRCDVYTTDQSGLYAIRLKLKNPDDNMVLPEVISKEPLGPAVRQGDDKWFDVVSWVHYAMVNAEEAGVTSKNIDEMKANGGPDVKRMLGAESGSKLGTDLGLKEDWAYNVIKLVGNYGEVFDRNVGNGSPLKIARGVNALWSKGGLQYGPPIR
- a CDS encoding amino acid ABC transporter permease; translation: MAIQDSSSSKTGSVSAASLIYDPKVRGIFYQVVTLVILVAFIWMVANNTIHNLQKANITSGFGFLQGRSGFDIGQQLISYSSDSTYGRALVVGLLNTLQVAVAGIITASIIGFAVGLGRLSHNWLIAKLCQVYVEIFRNIPPLLVIFFWYRGVIAILPQARDSIALPFDIYLNNRGVTFPKAIFGDEAWLLLPAIAIGIVLSILVRKWARKRQMATGQQFPILWSSLALIVGFPFLVFMVIGMPLTFDLPIVGRFNMQGGSVVGPEFTSLFLALSFYTAAFIAEIVRGGIKAVSKGQTEAASALGLKHNHTSRLIVVPQAMRIIIPPLTSQYLNLAKNSSLAVAIGFADIVAVGGTILNQTGQAVEIVAIWLAVYLTISISTAVFMNWFNAKMALVER
- a CDS encoding amino acid ABC transporter permease, yielding MALHTPVFVRTEMVSASPAPAGQIGTTAWVRKNLIATPKDVVLTLLALAFLAYVLPGLINWLFVHAVWSGAGRIACLTVSQGGALPDGSAGACWAFVGAKFQQFIFGRYPSEEIWRPLTVMILFAVLLAPMLIPKAPFKGTNALLLFLVLPVVSFFLLTGGFGLEHVETARWGGLMVTLILSFFGIAVSLPVGIMLALGRRSTMPVIKMLCVIFIEVVRGVPLITVLFMASVMLPLFLPDGWSFDKLLRALVGVSIFSSAYMAEVIRGGLQAIPKGQFEGADSLGLSYWQKIRLIVLPQAIKLVIPGIVNTFIGLFKDTSLVSIIGMFDLLGIVILNLSDSNWATPETAVTGLVFAGFIYWLFCFSMSRYSYFMERHLDTGHKH
- a CDS encoding amino acid ABC transporter ATP-binding protein gives rise to the protein MAEAQTSIEKAPTKTAIELIAMNKWYGEFHVLRDINLKVATGERIVIAGPSGSGKSTMIRCINRLEEHQTGQIIVDNIELTNDLKKIDEVRREVGMVFQHFNLFPHLTILENCTLAPIWVRKMPKKEAEEVAMHYLKRVKIPEQANKYPGQLSGGQQQRVAIARALCMKPKIMLFDEPTSALDPEMVKEVLDTMVGLAEEGMTMLCVTHEMGFARQVADRVIFMDQGQIVEQNAPAEFFDNPQHERTKLFLSQILH
- a CDS encoding amidase: MVVEDQEPTLGSSVAHAERCLENLGIFEHLEAFLCLNPMMLDEAKSVDRRHEEGEYLPLRSVVVAVKDNIETAGLNTTGGAVALKDYVPRRDAFALRRLKQHGAVVIGKTNLDELAGAGSTLSSLGGQSLNPYDPSRTPAGSSGGSAIAVAIGACNVALGTETVNSIRNPAHVCGVFGLRPSRGLIARSGTIPVSPTMDVLGPLAGTLEDLALAFRMMIGFDPDDAVSLAARDLDRDGLKVSRWPKVEGMRIGVLKGLFGKGEEHVGINRCLDAAFERLRSRDVVVVEIEEPRFNSLSLYNDLALHAHEFESAFDGWLSGLNTGAPIRSFRAYVEDGRWPHSTMHMLLKTALDADRDDAKLDYARKIAAAKTIRMLTEELMQGHRLDALAYPAQHRTALLIGEQSRPERNGVLASALGWPAINVPVGQADGLPVGLDLMAVPFQEALLFSLAKAVQGPPVRPPIP
- the alaS gene encoding alanine--tRNA ligase, whose product is MSGVNDIRSTFLDYFKTNGHEVVASSPLVPRNDPTLMFTNAGMVQFKNVFTGLEHRPYSRATTAQKCVRAGGKHNDLDNVGYTARHHTFFEMLGNFSFGDYFKENAIELAWNLITREFGIDRNKLCVTVYHTDDEAFGLWKKIAGLPEEKIIRIGTSDNFWAMGDTGPCGPCSEIFYDHGDHIWGGPPGSADEDGDRFIEIWNLVFMQYEQVTKEQRVDLPRPSIDTGMGLERVAALLQGKHDNYDIDLFRALIDASVDLTGVPAEGERRASHRVIADHLRSSAFLIADGVLPSNEGRGYVLRRIMRRAMRHAELLGSRDPMIYKLLPVLVQQMGRAYPELVRAEALISETLKLEENRFRKTLERGLSLLSDATATLNKGDSIDGETAFKLYDTYGFPLDLTQDALRARGIGVDITGFNDAMQRQKAEARASWSGSGDKATETVWFELKDKHGATEFLGYSAESAEGEIQALVRDGAVIEQAAAGENVQVVVNQTPFYGESGGQVGDTGEIVGDGFVLEVRDTLKKGEGLFVHVATVREGTVRACTVVALNVDHARRSRLRANHSATHLLHEALRDVLGSHVAQKGSLVAPERLRFDISHPKPVTAEELKIVEDMANEIIVQNAAVTTRLMAVDDAIAEGAMALFGEKYGDEVRVVSMGTAVRGPKAGKPYSIELCGGTHVSATGDIGLVRLVAESAVGAGVRRIEALTGESARAYLAEQDERVKALASALKVQPVDVVSRIEALVDERRKLERELADAKRKLAMGGGSTGAADVPRDLGGIKFIGKQLAGIDPKDLKGMADDAKSVLGSGVVLLIAVAEDGKASAVASVTADLTSKVSAVDLVRIASSALGGKGGGGRPDMAQAGGPDGAKADDAIEAVAKAIEAA